From the Mastacembelus armatus chromosome 14, fMasArm1.2, whole genome shotgun sequence genome, one window contains:
- the nlgn3b gene encoding neuroligin-3b isoform X3 has translation MPPEQPSSWSGIKNATHFMPVCPQNIHNTVPEIMMPIWFTYNLDTVATYIQDQSEDCLYLNIYAPTEDDIRDSEARPVMVYIHGGSYMEGTGNMMDGSVLASYGNVVVVTLNYRIGILGFLSTGDQAAKGNYGLLDQIQALRWISKNIGYFGGDPGRITVFGSGIGASCVSLLTLSHHSEGKNLPFTTQGLFHRAIIQSGSALSSWAVNYQPVKYTRMLAERVGCNVLDTVDMVSCLQKKSAKELVEQDIQPARYRVAFGPVIDGDVIPDDPEILMEQGEFLNYDIMLGVNQGEGLRFVENAMDLEDGVSGSDFDFAVSDFVDSLYGYPEGKDTLRETIKFMYTDWADKDNPETRRKTLVALFTDHQWVEPSVVTADLHARYGSPTYFYAFYHHCQSLMKPVWSDSAHGDEVPYVFGIPMVGPTDLFPCNFSRNDIMLSAVVMTYWTNFAKSGDPNKPVPQDTKFIHTKANRFEEVAWSKYDPYDQLYLHIGLKPRIRDHYRATKVAFWKHLVPHLYNLHDMFHYSSTTTKVTPLDPTQSNSKRSGSTGRAPVSTAHSDGEGGREMGPLIMPNPRDYSTELSVTIAVGASLLFLNVLAFAALYYRKDKRSRQDTSQQPSPQRDSKGNSVSHTTTVDETLSSQQRNQCEALHNPLHVSPSLDYSLTQRRSPDDIPLMTPNNITMIPNSLMGLSNMSPYSTFPAGYSSAGLPSTHSTTRV, from the exons ATATAAGGGACTCTGAAGCTCGACCTGTGATGGTCTACATCCATGGAGGCTCCTATATGGAGGGTACCGGCAACATGATGGACGGCAGCGTGCTCGCCAGTTATGGGAATGTTGTTGTTGTCACGCTGAACTACAGAATTGGAATATTAG GCTTTCTCAGTACTGGTGACCAGGCAGCAAAAGGAAACTATGGGCTCCTGGACCAGATCCAAGCTCTCCGTTGGATCAGTAAAAATATCGGTTATTTTGGAGGAGACCCGGGCCGCATTACAGTTTTTGGATCTGGGATTGGCGCATCCTGCGTCAGTCTGCTAACTCTGTCCCACCACTCAGAGGGTAAGAATCTGCCATTTACCA CCCAAGGTTTGTTCCACAGAGCTATCATTCAAAGTGGTTCAGCCCTGTCGAGCTGGGCTGTCAACTACCAGCCAGTCAAGTACACTCGTATGCTGGCTGAGAGGGTTGGCTGCAACGTGCTGGACACTGTAGATATGGTCTCCTGTCTGCAGAAGAAGAGTgctaaggagctggtggagcAGGACATACAGCCTGCCCGATACCGTGTAGCTTTCGGCCCAGTCATTGATGGAGATGTCATCCCAGATGACCCAGAGATCCTGATGGAGCAGGGCGAGTTCCTTAACTATGATATAATGCTGGGGGTTAATCAGGGAGAGGGTCTGCGCTTTGTGGAAAATGCAATGGACCTGGAGGATGGTGTGTCTGGCAGCGACTTTGACTTTGCTGTGTCAGACTTTGTGGACAGTTTGTATGGCTACCCAGAAGGAAAGGACACGCTGAGGGAGACAATTAAATTCATGTACACAGACTGGGCTGACAAGGACAACCCAGAGACCAGGAGGAAGACCCTAGTGGCTCTCTTCACCGACCATCAATGGGTGGAGCCCTCAGTGGTGACAGCTGACCTACACGCCCGCTACGGCTCCCCTACGTACTTCTACGCATTCTACCACCACTGCCAGAGCCTGATGAAGCCTGTGTGGTCAGACTCGGCACATGGAGACGAGGTGCCTTACGTGTTTGGCATCCCCATGGTGGGCCCAACTGACCTGTTCCCCTGTAACTTCTCCAGGAATGACATCATGCTCAGCGCTGTGGTTATGACTTATTGGACCAACTTCGCCAAGAGCGG GGATCCTAACAAGCCAGTGCCACAAGACACCAAGTTCATCCACACTAAGGCCAACCGTTTCGAGGAGGTTGCTTGGTCTAAGTACGACCCCTACGACCAACTATATCTACACATTGGCCTAAAGCCTCGCATCCGTGACCATTACCGCGCCACCAAGGTGGCCTTCTGGAAACACCTGGTACCCCATCTCTACAATCTCCATGACATGTTCCATTACTCTTCCACCACCACCAAGGTCACCCCTCTGGATCCCACCCAGTCCAATAGCAAGAGATCAGGCAGCACCGGACGGGCTCCTGTTTCCACTGCCCACAGTGATGGTGAAGGGGGGAGGGAGATGGGTCCTCTGATCATGCCAAACCCAAGAGATTACTCCACAGAGCTCAGTGTCACTATTGCTGTAGGGGCATCATTGCTCTTCCTCAACGTCCTGGCCTTCGCTGCTCTCTACTACCGCAAGGACAAGCGCAGTCGGCAGGACACGTCACAGCAGCCCAGTCCCCAGCGTGACAGCAAAGGCAACAGTGTGAGCCACACCACCACTGTAGACGAGACCCTGTCGTCCCAGCAAAGGAACCAGTGTGAGGCCCTTCACAATCCTCTTCATGTGTCACCGAGCCTGGATTACTCACTTACCCAACGCCGCTCCCCTGATGACATCCCTCTGATGACCCCGAACAACATCACCATGATCCCCAACTCCCTGATGGGCCTCTCCAACATGAGTCCATACAGCACCTTTCCTGCTGGTTACAGCTCTGCAGGCCTGCCCAGCACCCACTCTACCACAAGGGTATAG
- the nlgn3b gene encoding neuroligin-3b isoform X4, with the protein MPPEQPSSWSGIKNATHFMPVCPQNIHNTVPEIMMPIWFTYNLDTVATYIQDQSEDCLYLNIYAPTEDGELTDSEARPVMVYIHGGSYMEGTGNMMDGSVLASYGNVVVVTLNYRIGILGFLSTGDQAAKGNYGLLDQIQALRWISKNIGYFGGDPGRITVFGSGIGASCVSLLTLSHHSEGLFHRAIIQSGSALSSWAVNYQPVKYTRMLAERVGCNVLDTVDMVSCLQKKSAKELVEQDIQPARYRVAFGPVIDGDVIPDDPEILMEQGEFLNYDIMLGVNQGEGLRFVENAMDLEDGVSGSDFDFAVSDFVDSLYGYPEGKDTLRETIKFMYTDWADKDNPETRRKTLVALFTDHQWVEPSVVTADLHARYGSPTYFYAFYHHCQSLMKPVWSDSAHGDEVPYVFGIPMVGPTDLFPCNFSRNDIMLSAVVMTYWTNFAKSGDPNKPVPQDTKFIHTKANRFEEVAWSKYDPYDQLYLHIGLKPRIRDHYRATKVAFWKHLVPHLYNLHDMFHYSSTTTKVTPLDPTQSNSKRSGSTGRAPVSTAHSDGEGGREMGPLIMPNPRDYSTELSVTIAVGASLLFLNVLAFAALYYRKDKRSRQDTSQQPSPQRDSKGNSVSHTTTVDETLSSQQRNQCEALHNPLHVSPSLDYSLTQRRSPDDIPLMTPNNITMIPNSLMGLSNMSPYSTFPAGYSSAGLPSTHSTTRV; encoded by the exons GGACTCTGAAGCTCGACCTGTGATGGTCTACATCCATGGAGGCTCCTATATGGAGGGTACCGGCAACATGATGGACGGCAGCGTGCTCGCCAGTTATGGGAATGTTGTTGTTGTCACGCTGAACTACAGAATTGGAATATTAG GCTTTCTCAGTACTGGTGACCAGGCAGCAAAAGGAAACTATGGGCTCCTGGACCAGATCCAAGCTCTCCGTTGGATCAGTAAAAATATCGGTTATTTTGGAGGAGACCCGGGCCGCATTACAGTTTTTGGATCTGGGATTGGCGCATCCTGCGTCAGTCTGCTAACTCTGTCCCACCACTCAGAGG GTTTGTTCCACAGAGCTATCATTCAAAGTGGTTCAGCCCTGTCGAGCTGGGCTGTCAACTACCAGCCAGTCAAGTACACTCGTATGCTGGCTGAGAGGGTTGGCTGCAACGTGCTGGACACTGTAGATATGGTCTCCTGTCTGCAGAAGAAGAGTgctaaggagctggtggagcAGGACATACAGCCTGCCCGATACCGTGTAGCTTTCGGCCCAGTCATTGATGGAGATGTCATCCCAGATGACCCAGAGATCCTGATGGAGCAGGGCGAGTTCCTTAACTATGATATAATGCTGGGGGTTAATCAGGGAGAGGGTCTGCGCTTTGTGGAAAATGCAATGGACCTGGAGGATGGTGTGTCTGGCAGCGACTTTGACTTTGCTGTGTCAGACTTTGTGGACAGTTTGTATGGCTACCCAGAAGGAAAGGACACGCTGAGGGAGACAATTAAATTCATGTACACAGACTGGGCTGACAAGGACAACCCAGAGACCAGGAGGAAGACCCTAGTGGCTCTCTTCACCGACCATCAATGGGTGGAGCCCTCAGTGGTGACAGCTGACCTACACGCCCGCTACGGCTCCCCTACGTACTTCTACGCATTCTACCACCACTGCCAGAGCCTGATGAAGCCTGTGTGGTCAGACTCGGCACATGGAGACGAGGTGCCTTACGTGTTTGGCATCCCCATGGTGGGCCCAACTGACCTGTTCCCCTGTAACTTCTCCAGGAATGACATCATGCTCAGCGCTGTGGTTATGACTTATTGGACCAACTTCGCCAAGAGCGG GGATCCTAACAAGCCAGTGCCACAAGACACCAAGTTCATCCACACTAAGGCCAACCGTTTCGAGGAGGTTGCTTGGTCTAAGTACGACCCCTACGACCAACTATATCTACACATTGGCCTAAAGCCTCGCATCCGTGACCATTACCGCGCCACCAAGGTGGCCTTCTGGAAACACCTGGTACCCCATCTCTACAATCTCCATGACATGTTCCATTACTCTTCCACCACCACCAAGGTCACCCCTCTGGATCCCACCCAGTCCAATAGCAAGAGATCAGGCAGCACCGGACGGGCTCCTGTTTCCACTGCCCACAGTGATGGTGAAGGGGGGAGGGAGATGGGTCCTCTGATCATGCCAAACCCAAGAGATTACTCCACAGAGCTCAGTGTCACTATTGCTGTAGGGGCATCATTGCTCTTCCTCAACGTCCTGGCCTTCGCTGCTCTCTACTACCGCAAGGACAAGCGCAGTCGGCAGGACACGTCACAGCAGCCCAGTCCCCAGCGTGACAGCAAAGGCAACAGTGTGAGCCACACCACCACTGTAGACGAGACCCTGTCGTCCCAGCAAAGGAACCAGTGTGAGGCCCTTCACAATCCTCTTCATGTGTCACCGAGCCTGGATTACTCACTTACCCAACGCCGCTCCCCTGATGACATCCCTCTGATGACCCCGAACAACATCACCATGATCCCCAACTCCCTGATGGGCCTCTCCAACATGAGTCCATACAGCACCTTTCCTGCTGGTTACAGCTCTGCAGGCCTGCCCAGCACCCACTCTACCACAAGGGTATAG